One region of Pan paniscus chromosome 5, NHGRI_mPanPan1-v2.0_pri, whole genome shotgun sequence genomic DNA includes:
- the TMEM200A gene encoding transmembrane protein 200A has product MIATGGVITGLAALKRQDSARSQQHVNLSPSPATQEKKPIRRRPRADVVVVRGKIRLYSPSGFFLILGVLISIIGIAMAVLGYWPQKEHFIDAETTLSTNETQVIRNEGGVVVRFFEQHLHSDKMKMLGPFTMGIGIFIFICANAILHENRDKETKIIHMRDIYSTVIDIHTLRIKEQRQMNGMYTGLMGETEVKQNGSSCASRLAANTIASFSGFRSSFRMDSSVEEDELMLNESKSSGHLMPPLLSDSSASVFGLYPPPSKTTDDKTSSSKKCETKSIVSSSISAFTLPVIKLNNCVIDEPSIDNITEDADNLKSRSRNLSMDSLVVPLPNTSESFQPVSTVLPRNNSIGESLSSQYKSSMALGPGAGQLLSPGAARRQFGSNTSLHLLSSHSKSLDLDRGPSTLTVQAEQRKHPSWPRLDRNNSKGYMKLENKEDPMDRLLVPQVAIKKDFTNKEKLLMISRSHNNLSFEHDEFLSNNLKRGTSETRF; this is encoded by the coding sequence ATGATAGCAACTGGTGGAGTGATAACTGGCCTGGCCGCCTTGAAAAGGCAAGACTCTGCCAGATCACAGCAGCATGTCAACCTCAGCCCGTCTCCTGCTACCCAAGAGAAGAAGCCCATCAGGCGCCGGCCCCGGGCAGATGTTGTGGTTGTTCGTGGCAAAATCCGGCTTTATTCCCCAtctggtttttttcttattttaggagTGCTCATCTCCATTATAGGAATTGCCATGGCCGTTCTTGGATATTGGCCccaaaaagaacattttattgaTGCTGAAACAACACTGTCAACAAATGAAACTCAGGTCATTCGGAATGAAGGCGGTGTGGTGGTTCGCTTCTTTGAGCAGCATTTGCATTCTGATAAGATGAAAATGCTTGGCCCATTCACCATGGGGAttggcattttcattttcatttgtgctAATGCCATTCTTCATGAAAACCGTGACAAAGAGACCAAAATCATACACATGAGGGATATCTATTCCACAGTCATTGACATTCACACGCTAAGAATCAAGGAGCAAAGGCAAATGAACGGCATGTACACTGGTTTGATGGGAGAAACAGAAGTAAAACAGAATGGGAGCTCCTGTGCCTCGAGATTGGCAGCAAATACAATCGCCTCTTTCTCGGGTTTTCGGAGCAGTTTTCGAATGGACAGCTCCGTGGAGGAGGATGAACTTATGTTAAATGAAAGTAAGAGTTCTGGGCATCTTATGCCCCCTTTGCTCTCTGACAGCTCTGCGTCTGTCTTTGGCCTCTATCCACCTCCTTCCAAGACAACTGATGATAAGACCAGCAGCTCTAAGAAATGTGAAACCAAGTCAATTGTGTCATCGTCCATCAGTGCTTTTACATTGCCTGTGATCAAACTTAATAACTGTGTTATTGATGAGCCCAGTATAGATAACATCACTGAAGATGCTGACAACCTCAAAAGTAGGTCAAGGAATTTGTCAATGGATTCCCTTGTGGTTCCTTTGCCCAACACCAGTGAATCCTTCCAGCCCGTCAGCACAGTGCTACCAAGGAATAATTCCATTGGGGAGTCGTTGTCGAGTCAGTACAAGTCATCTATGGCTCTCGGACCTGGGGCTGGACAGCTCTTGTCTCCTGGGGCTGCCAGAAGACAGTTTGGGTCCAATACATCCTTGCATTTGCTCTCGTCACACTCAAAGTCCTTAGACTTAGACCGGGGTCCCTCCACTCTAACTGTTCAGGCAGAACAACGGAAACATCCAAGTTGGCCTAGGTTGGATCGGAACAACAGCAAGGGATATATGAAACTAGAGAACAAAGAAGACCCGATGGATAGGTTGCTTGTGCCCCAAGTTGCCATCAAAAAGGACTTTACCAATAAGGAGAAGCTTCTTATGATTTCAAGATCTCACAATAATTTGAGTTTTGAACATGATGAGTTTTTGAGTAACAACCTAAAGCGGGGAACTTCTGAAACAAGGTTTTAA